One part of the Paramormyrops kingsleyae isolate MSU_618 chromosome 2, PKINGS_0.4, whole genome shotgun sequence genome encodes these proteins:
- the coq4 gene encoding ubiquinone biosynthesis protein COQ4 homolog, mitochondrial isoform X1, whose amino-acid sequence MSVTLLKFCLKCPVRSVIRVSMCAMCTAQGGPQEHLGWTTDSRYGPLYRGHIHTNPIQKALLAVGSGLAALQNPYRHDMVAVLGETTGHLALLRLRERMRADPEGSTVLQERPQIRHCTLDLPTLAALPDGSLGREYLRFLTANRVTPDSRAQVKFVDDEELAFVMLRYREVHDLLHTLLGMPTNMLGEVAVKCFEAVQTGLPMCILGAALGPLRLSASRLQLLLTSLGPWALRNGQRARCVLSIYYEHRWEQSLESLREELDIEPPPVTLSTTKKTAGH is encoded by the exons ATGTCTGTGACATTGCTAAAGTTTTGTTTGAAATGCCCGGTGCGAAGTGTAATTCGGGTTTCGATGTGCGCTATGTGCACAG CACAGGGTGGGCCTCAGGAACACCTTGGCTGGACTACCGACAGCCGTTATGGCCCCCTGTACAGGGGCCACATCCACACTAACCCCATCCAGAAAGCCCTGCTGGCGGTGGGCTCAGGACTGGCTGCTCTTCAGAACCCGTACAGACATG ATATGGTGGCAGTATTGGGGGAGACCACTGGCCACCTGGCCCTGCTGAGGTTGCGAGAGCGTATGAGAGCTGATCCTGAGGGCAGCACTGTCCTCCA GGAGCGCCCCCAGATTCGCCACTGCACTCTGGATTTGCCTACACTGGCAGCCCTGCCAGATGGCTCTCTGGGACGGGAGTACCTTCGCTTCCTGACTGCCAAC CGTGTCACCCCAGACTCTCGGGCCCAGGTCAAGTTCGTTGATGACGAGGAGCTGGCCTTTGTGATGCTGCGTTACAGGGAGGTACACGACCTTCTGCACACGCTGCTGGGCATGCCGACTAACATGCTGG GCGAGGTGGCAGTGAAGTGTTTTGAAGCTGTCCAGACTGGCCTGCCCatgtgcattctgggagctgCTCTAGGACCTCTTCGTCTATCTGCCAG CCGTCTCCAGCTGCTGCTGACCTCCCTGGGCCCCTGGGCCCTCCGCAATGGCCAGCGTGCCCGCTGCGTGCTGAGCATCTACTATGAGCACCGCTGGGAGCAGAGTCTGGAGTCGCTAAGAGAGGAGCTGGACATCGAGCCCCCCCCGGTCACGCTGAGCACGACCAAGAAGACCGCAGGGCACTGA
- the coq4 gene encoding ubiquinone biosynthesis protein COQ4 homolog, mitochondrial isoform X2 has translation MVAVLGETTGHLALLRLRERMRADPEGSTVLQERPQIRHCTLDLPTLAALPDGSLGREYLRFLTANRVTPDSRAQVKFVDDEELAFVMLRYREVHDLLHTLLGMPTNMLGEVAVKCFEAVQTGLPMCILGAALGPLRLSASRLQLLLTSLGPWALRNGQRARCVLSIYYEHRWEQSLESLREELDIEPPPVTLSTTKKTAGH, from the exons ATGGTGGCAGTATTGGGGGAGACCACTGGCCACCTGGCCCTGCTGAGGTTGCGAGAGCGTATGAGAGCTGATCCTGAGGGCAGCACTGTCCTCCA GGAGCGCCCCCAGATTCGCCACTGCACTCTGGATTTGCCTACACTGGCAGCCCTGCCAGATGGCTCTCTGGGACGGGAGTACCTTCGCTTCCTGACTGCCAAC CGTGTCACCCCAGACTCTCGGGCCCAGGTCAAGTTCGTTGATGACGAGGAGCTGGCCTTTGTGATGCTGCGTTACAGGGAGGTACACGACCTTCTGCACACGCTGCTGGGCATGCCGACTAACATGCTGG GCGAGGTGGCAGTGAAGTGTTTTGAAGCTGTCCAGACTGGCCTGCCCatgtgcattctgggagctgCTCTAGGACCTCTTCGTCTATCTGCCAG CCGTCTCCAGCTGCTGCTGACCTCCCTGGGCCCCTGGGCCCTCCGCAATGGCCAGCGTGCCCGCTGCGTGCTGAGCATCTACTATGAGCACCGCTGGGAGCAGAGTCTGGAGTCGCTAAGAGAGGAGCTGGACATCGAGCCCCCCCCGGTCACGCTGAGCACGACCAAGAAGACCGCAGGGCACTGA